A genomic region of Rhodococcus pyridinivorans contains the following coding sequences:
- a CDS encoding IclR family transcriptional regulator: MRQHSGIGVLDKAMTVLHAVAEQPCNLNELCARTGLPRATAHRLAVGLEVHRLLMRDSDGQWRPGPGLAELSAGAGDTLVEAASLVLPRLREITGESVQLYRREGTQRVCVAALEPPTGLRDTVLVGARLPMTAGSGAKVLLAWADTATQRAILPDAAFGERVLVEVRRRGWAQSAAEREPGVASVAAPVRDSSGGVIAAISVSGPIDRMGRRPGARWAADLLAAAEALQKRL; the protein is encoded by the coding sequence ATGAGACAGCATAGCGGGATCGGAGTGCTGGACAAAGCGATGACAGTCCTCCATGCGGTTGCCGAACAGCCGTGCAACCTCAACGAGTTGTGCGCGCGGACCGGCCTGCCCCGTGCCACGGCGCACCGTCTCGCCGTGGGCCTCGAGGTCCACCGCCTCCTCATGCGCGACAGCGACGGACAGTGGCGTCCCGGCCCCGGACTGGCCGAATTGTCCGCGGGCGCAGGCGACACGCTCGTCGAGGCCGCCTCGCTCGTCCTCCCCCGTCTGCGCGAGATCACCGGCGAGAGCGTGCAGTTGTACCGCCGCGAGGGCACCCAGCGGGTCTGCGTCGCCGCTCTCGAACCGCCGACCGGTCTGCGCGACACGGTCCTCGTCGGCGCACGCCTTCCGATGACGGCCGGCTCCGGCGCGAAAGTTCTGCTCGCGTGGGCCGATACGGCGACCCAGCGCGCCATCCTCCCCGACGCGGCCTTCGGTGAACGCGTGCTCGTCGAGGTCCGCCGCCGCGGCTGGGCGCAGAGCGCCGCCGAACGCGAACCCGGTGTGGCGTCGGTCGCCGCACCCGTGCGCGACAGCAGCGGTGGCGTGATCGCGGCGATCTCCGTATCGGGCCCCATCGACCGCATGGGCCGCCGACCGGGCGCCCGCTGGGCCGCCGACCTCCTCGCCGCCGCAGAAGCGCTCCAGAAGCGTCTCTGA
- a CDS encoding fumarylacetoacetate hydrolase family protein — protein MRLGRIASPDGVAFVSIEGEGKSATAKEIAEHPFGNPTFTGRSWPLADVRILAPILATKVIAVGRNYAAHAAESGNEVPDEPMIFLKPNTSIVGPGAPIVIPPTTSLVHHEAELAVVIGRPCKDVPAAKAREAILGYTIANDVSARDHQRKDGQWGRAKGHDTFCPLGPWIETDIDPSDLEISAEVDGQIRQRSRTSKMVHDIPKLIEWISGVMTLLPGDVILTGTPEGVGPIEPGNTVSITVEGIGTLTNPVVAKGS, from the coding sequence ATGCGCCTTGGTCGAATTGCCAGCCCGGATGGTGTCGCGTTCGTGAGCATCGAAGGGGAGGGGAAGTCCGCGACGGCGAAGGAGATCGCCGAGCATCCTTTCGGGAACCCCACCTTCACGGGCCGGAGCTGGCCCCTCGCCGACGTGCGGATTCTCGCCCCGATCCTCGCCACCAAGGTGATCGCGGTCGGTCGCAACTACGCCGCCCACGCCGCCGAGTCGGGCAACGAGGTCCCCGACGAGCCGATGATCTTCCTCAAGCCCAACACGTCGATCGTGGGCCCGGGCGCGCCCATCGTGATTCCGCCCACCACCTCGCTCGTCCATCACGAGGCCGAACTCGCCGTGGTCATCGGGCGTCCCTGCAAGGACGTCCCCGCCGCGAAGGCCCGGGAGGCGATCCTCGGCTACACGATCGCCAACGACGTGTCCGCGCGCGACCATCAGCGCAAGGACGGCCAGTGGGGCCGAGCCAAGGGCCACGACACCTTCTGCCCGCTCGGTCCGTGGATCGAAACCGACATCGACCCTTCCGATCTCGAGATCTCGGCGGAGGTCGACGGGCAGATCCGCCAACGCAGCCGCACCTCGAAGATGGTGCACGACATCCCGAAGCTCATCGAATGGATCTCCGGTGTCATGACCCTGCTGCCGGGCGACGTCATCCTCACCGGCACTCCCGAAGGTGTCGGACCGATCGAGCCGGGCAACACAGTCTCGATCACCGTCGAGGGCATCGGAACGCTCACGAATCCGGTCGTCGCCAAGGGATCCTGA
- the leuC gene encoding 3-isopropylmalate dehydratase large subunit, with translation MEKMAGKTLAEKVWDQHVVVRGEGEGSARQPDLIYIDLHLVHEVTSPQAFDGLRLAGRPLRRPDLTIATEDHNVPTVDIDKPIADPVSRTQVETLRRNCEEFGVRLHPMGDLDQGIVHVVGPQLGLTQPGMTVVCGDSHTSTHGAFGALAMGIGTSEVEHVMATQTLSLRPFKTMAINVGGTLAPGVTSKDLILAIIAKIGTGGGQGYVLEYRGEAIRALSMEARMTICNMSIEAGARAGMIAPDETTYEFIKGRPHAPKGADWDAAVEAWEQLKTDDDAVFDAEVHIDGSALTPFVTWGTNPGQGAALGSSVPVPEEIADETERSAAEKALRYMDLEPGMPLRDVKIDTVFVGSCTNGRIEDLRAVADVLQGRKVADGVRMLVVPGSMRVRAQAEEEGLGEIFTAAGAEWRQAGCSMCLGMNPDQLAPGERSASTSNRNFEGRQGKGGRTHLVSPAVAAATAVRGTLSAPADLD, from the coding sequence GTGGAGAAGATGGCTGGAAAGACTCTGGCGGAAAAGGTGTGGGACCAGCACGTGGTCGTGCGCGGTGAAGGAGAGGGATCGGCGCGACAGCCGGACCTGATCTACATCGACCTGCATCTCGTACACGAGGTGACCAGCCCGCAGGCCTTCGACGGTCTGCGGCTGGCAGGACGCCCGCTGCGGCGTCCCGACCTCACGATCGCCACCGAGGACCACAACGTCCCCACGGTGGACATCGACAAGCCGATCGCCGACCCGGTCTCGCGCACACAGGTCGAGACCCTGCGCCGCAACTGCGAGGAGTTCGGTGTCCGTCTGCACCCCATGGGCGACCTCGATCAGGGCATCGTCCACGTGGTCGGCCCGCAGCTCGGTCTCACGCAGCCCGGCATGACGGTGGTGTGCGGCGACAGCCACACCTCCACCCACGGCGCCTTCGGCGCACTGGCGATGGGCATCGGCACCAGTGAGGTCGAACACGTCATGGCGACACAGACGTTGTCGCTGCGGCCGTTCAAGACGATGGCCATCAACGTCGGCGGCACCCTCGCGCCGGGAGTGACGAGCAAGGACCTCATCCTCGCGATCATCGCGAAGATCGGCACCGGCGGCGGACAGGGCTACGTCCTCGAGTACCGCGGCGAGGCGATCCGCGCACTGTCGATGGAAGCGCGGATGACCATCTGCAACATGTCGATCGAGGCGGGCGCCCGCGCCGGCATGATCGCCCCCGACGAGACCACCTACGAGTTCATCAAGGGCCGCCCGCACGCCCCGAAGGGCGCCGACTGGGATGCTGCCGTGGAGGCGTGGGAGCAGCTGAAGACCGACGACGACGCGGTTTTCGACGCCGAGGTCCACATCGACGGCAGCGCTCTGACCCCCTTCGTCACGTGGGGCACCAACCCGGGCCAGGGCGCTGCGCTCGGGTCCAGCGTTCCGGTACCCGAGGAGATCGCCGACGAAACCGAGCGGTCTGCAGCGGAAAAGGCGTTGCGCTACATGGATCTCGAACCGGGCATGCCGCTGCGCGACGTGAAGATCGACACCGTCTTCGTCGGCTCGTGCACCAACGGCCGCATCGAGGATCTGCGTGCCGTGGCGGATGTCCTGCAGGGCCGCAAGGTCGCCGACGGCGTCCGGATGCTCGTCGTGCCGGGTTCGATGCGGGTGCGCGCGCAGGCGGAGGAGGAGGGTCTCGGCGAGATCTTCACCGCCGCAGGGGCCGAGTGGCGTCAGGCCGGGTGCTCGATGTGCCTGGGGATGAACCCCGACCAGTTGGCGCCGGGCGAGC
- a CDS encoding pyridoxamine 5'-phosphate oxidase family protein codes for MGTNRRAGITMTESEIDEFLHRSRVANLATLGPTGTPHLVAMWYAVLDGEIWFETKAKSQKVVNLRRDDRVTVLVEAGDTYDQLRGVSIEGRAEIVDDHDRLFEVCRDVWERYTAPYTEEARPAVEQMMHKRVAVRVVPARVRSWDHCKLGMPAMEIGGTTAAYLPSAAH; via the coding sequence ATGGGAACCAACCGCCGCGCAGGCATCACGATGACGGAGTCGGAGATCGACGAGTTCCTCCACCGCAGCCGGGTCGCGAACCTGGCGACCCTCGGACCGACGGGCACCCCGCACCTCGTCGCCATGTGGTACGCGGTGCTCGACGGGGAGATCTGGTTCGAGACGAAGGCGAAATCGCAGAAGGTGGTCAACCTCCGGCGCGACGATCGCGTGACCGTCCTCGTCGAGGCCGGCGACACCTACGACCAGTTGCGTGGCGTCTCGATCGAGGGGCGGGCGGAGATCGTGGACGACCACGACCGCCTGTTCGAGGTCTGCCGCGACGTGTGGGAGCGGTACACCGCCCCGTACACGGAGGAGGCGCGCCCCGCGGTGGAGCAGATGATGCACAAACGGGTGGCCGTCCGTGTGGTGCCCGCGCGGGTGCGTTCGTGGGATCACTGCAAGCTCGGGATGCCTGCCATGGAGATCGGCGGCACGACGGCCGCCTATCTTCCGTCCGCCGCGCACTGA
- a CDS encoding 3-isopropylmalate dehydrogenase produces the protein MKLAVIPGDGIGVEVTAEALKVLRALVPDLETTEYDLGARRYNATGELLPDADLAAIREHDAILLGAIGDPSVTPGVLERGLLLNMRFALDHHVNLRPSRLYPGSKSPLAADHEIDFVVVREGTEGPYTGNGGAIRVGTPHEIATEVSVNTWFGAERVVRYAFELAQTRRKHVTLIHKTNVLSNAGAIWTRAVETVGKEFPEVTTAYCHIDAATIYMVDDPSRFDVIVTDNLFGDIITDLAGAVTGGIGLAASGNIDASGTNPSMFEPVHGSAPDIAGKGIADPTAAILSTALLLRHLGREEDAARVERAVEADLANRGPGPIVTTEIGDRIAASL, from the coding sequence ATGAAACTTGCGGTCATCCCCGGTGACGGCATCGGTGTCGAGGTCACGGCGGAAGCTCTCAAGGTGCTCCGCGCCCTCGTCCCGGATCTCGAGACGACCGAGTACGACCTCGGTGCCCGCCGGTACAACGCGACCGGCGAACTCCTGCCCGATGCCGATCTCGCCGCGATCCGCGAGCACGACGCGATCCTCCTCGGTGCCATCGGCGATCCGTCGGTCACGCCGGGCGTCCTCGAACGCGGTCTCCTCCTGAACATGCGGTTCGCACTCGACCACCACGTCAACCTGCGGCCGTCGCGCCTGTACCCGGGCTCGAAGTCGCCGCTCGCCGCCGACCACGAGATCGACTTCGTCGTCGTCCGCGAGGGCACCGAGGGCCCGTACACCGGCAACGGGGGAGCGATCCGCGTCGGCACCCCGCACGAGATCGCCACCGAGGTCTCGGTGAACACCTGGTTCGGAGCCGAGCGCGTGGTCCGCTACGCCTTCGAGCTCGCGCAGACCCGCCGCAAGCACGTCACGCTCATCCACAAAACGAACGTGCTGTCGAACGCCGGCGCCATCTGGACCCGCGCCGTCGAGACCGTCGGCAAGGAGTTCCCTGAGGTCACCACGGCCTACTGTCACATCGACGCCGCGACCATCTACATGGTCGACGACCCGTCGCGCTTCGACGTCATCGTCACCGACAACCTGTTCGGCGACATCATCACCGACCTCGCCGGCGCCGTAACCGGCGGTATCGGCCTTGCCGCGAGCGGCAACATCGACGCCTCGGGCACCAACCCGTCGATGTTCGAACCGGTCCACGGCTCGGCACCGGACATCGCCGGCAAGGGCATCGCCGATCCCACCGCGGCGATCCTGTCCACCGCCTTGCTGCTGCGCCATCTCGGGCGCGAGGAGGATGCTGCACGCGTCGAGCGGGCCGTCGAGGCCGACCTCGCGAATCGTGGCCCCGGTCCGATCGTGACCACCGAGATCGGCGATCGGATCGCTGCTTCTCTTTGA
- the gltX gene encoding glutamate--tRNA ligase, which produces MTTSEVRVRFCPSPTGTPHVGLVRTALFNWAFARHHGGTFVFRIEDTDAARDTEESYQAILDALRWLGLEWDEGPEVGGPYEPYRQSQRRDLHLEIVQKLVDSGEAYESFSTPEEVEERHKAAGRDPKLGYDNFDRDLTPEQRQAFLDEGRKPVVRLRMPEEDLTWNDLVRGETTFKAGSVPDFALTRGNGIPLYTLVNPVDDALMKITHVLRGEDLLSSTPRQLALYAALQRIGVTDFTPEFGHLPFVMGQGNKKLSKRDPESNLFLHRDRGFIPEGLLNYLALLGWGLADDRDVFSLDEMVAAFEISKVNSNPARFDQKKADAINAEHIRLLEPEEFATRLKAYLVEHGRIGADVDDALFRTAADLVQTRIVVLGDAWDLLKFLFVDDADFTLDEVSAAKNLKEDAAPVLDASVAALEGLTEWTTPAIEEALKSALIEGLELKPRKAFAPVRVAVTGSHVSPPLYESMELLGRERTLARLRAGRARIA; this is translated from the coding sequence ATGACCACCAGCGAAGTACGCGTACGTTTCTGCCCGTCACCGACCGGAACCCCGCATGTGGGTCTGGTGCGCACCGCCCTGTTCAATTGGGCTTTCGCACGTCATCACGGCGGCACCTTCGTGTTCCGCATCGAAGACACCGACGCCGCACGCGACACCGAGGAGTCGTACCAGGCGATCCTCGACGCCCTCCGGTGGCTTGGTCTCGAATGGGACGAGGGTCCGGAGGTCGGCGGACCGTACGAGCCGTACCGGCAGTCGCAGCGACGCGACCTTCACCTCGAGATCGTGCAGAAGCTCGTCGACTCCGGTGAGGCCTACGAGTCGTTCTCGACGCCGGAAGAGGTCGAGGAGCGGCACAAGGCCGCCGGCCGCGACCCGAAGCTCGGCTACGACAACTTCGACCGCGACCTCACCCCGGAGCAGCGGCAGGCATTCCTCGACGAGGGGCGCAAGCCGGTCGTGCGACTGCGCATGCCCGAAGAGGACCTCACGTGGAACGACCTGGTCCGCGGCGAGACCACTTTCAAGGCAGGCTCGGTGCCCGACTTCGCGCTGACCCGCGGCAACGGCATCCCGCTCTACACGCTCGTCAATCCCGTCGACGACGCGCTGATGAAGATCACACACGTCCTGCGCGGCGAGGACCTGCTGTCGTCCACCCCGCGTCAGCTTGCGCTGTACGCGGCGCTGCAGCGCATCGGCGTCACCGATTTCACGCCCGAGTTCGGCCACCTGCCGTTCGTGATGGGGCAGGGCAACAAGAAGCTCTCCAAGCGCGACCCGGAGTCCAACCTCTTCCTGCACCGCGATCGCGGGTTCATCCCCGAGGGCCTGCTCAACTACCTCGCTCTGCTCGGCTGGGGTCTCGCCGACGACCGCGACGTGTTCTCCCTCGACGAGATGGTCGCGGCCTTCGAGATCTCCAAGGTCAACTCGAACCCCGCCCGGTTCGACCAGAAGAAGGCCGACGCCATCAACGCCGAGCACATCCGCCTGCTCGAGCCGGAGGAGTTCGCGACCCGGCTGAAGGCGTACCTCGTCGAGCACGGCCGGATCGGGGCCGACGTCGACGACGCGCTCTTCCGGACGGCCGCCGACCTCGTACAGACCCGTATCGTCGTTCTCGGGGACGCGTGGGACCTGCTGAAGTTCCTGTTCGTCGACGACGCCGACTTCACGCTCGACGAGGTCTCCGCGGCGAAGAATCTCAAGGAGGATGCCGCGCCCGTGCTCGACGCCTCCGTCGCCGCCCTCGAGGGCCTGACCGAGTGGACCACGCCGGCGATCGAGGAGGCGCTCAAGAGCGCACTGATCGAGGGGCTCGAACTGAAGCCGAGGAAGGCCTTCGCTCCCGTGCGGGTCGCGGTGACGGGCTCGCACGTCAGCCCGCCGCTCTACGAGTCGATGGAACTGCTCGGCCGTGAGCGCACCCTTGCACGACTGCGTGCCGGGCGGGCGCGCATCGCCTGA
- a CDS encoding MFS transporter — MDNPDIGRRRWLILALGVLAQASQATVINGVAFLIPILNQEGGFTLAQAGTLAGAPILGGVFTLVVWGAIADRFGERLALAAGLGIAAVSMGLASATTSLDLSRTTSAALLGLLLMCAGAGAVSANSASGRVVVGWFPPHQRGLAMGIRQMSVPLGVAAGALVIPTLAGDHGIAWALSFPMLACGLAAVVCAVGVVDPPRPGRVEAERAGVLGNPYRSSMSLTRIHLASILLVVPQYVVWTYALVWLIADRGWDEVGAGLVITAAQILGALGRVVTGAWSDRVGSRLGPMRLVAASVVVSMVALSVTAWTDSAIAVGVLLVASILTSAPNGLAFTAVAEIAGPFWGGRALGIQNTGQFVFAAAVGPVFGGLIAAVGFPAAFALSAIAPAAAVPVIPKD; from the coding sequence ATGGACAATCCGGACATCGGTCGGCGCCGATGGCTGATCCTGGCCCTCGGCGTCCTCGCCCAGGCCTCCCAGGCCACCGTCATCAACGGCGTCGCCTTCCTCATCCCAATCCTGAACCAGGAGGGTGGCTTCACCCTCGCCCAGGCCGGAACCCTCGCCGGCGCACCGATCCTCGGCGGCGTGTTCACGCTCGTCGTGTGGGGCGCGATCGCCGACCGGTTCGGCGAACGTCTCGCGCTGGCCGCCGGACTCGGGATCGCGGCCGTCTCGATGGGACTCGCGAGCGCGACCACCTCACTGGACCTGTCCCGCACCACCTCCGCAGCACTGCTCGGCCTATTGCTGATGTGTGCGGGAGCCGGCGCCGTGAGCGCCAATTCGGCGAGCGGTCGCGTGGTGGTCGGATGGTTCCCGCCGCACCAGCGCGGCCTCGCGATGGGCATCCGGCAGATGTCGGTGCCGCTGGGTGTCGCCGCGGGCGCACTCGTCATCCCCACTCTCGCGGGCGACCACGGGATCGCCTGGGCGCTCTCGTTTCCCATGCTCGCGTGCGGGCTCGCAGCCGTCGTCTGCGCGGTCGGCGTGGTGGATCCGCCCCGACCCGGACGGGTGGAGGCCGAGCGCGCAGGCGTGCTCGGCAATCCCTACCGGAGTTCCATGTCCCTCACGCGGATCCATCTCGCGTCGATCCTGCTCGTCGTTCCGCAGTACGTCGTGTGGACCTACGCCCTGGTCTGGCTCATCGCCGACCGCGGCTGGGACGAGGTCGGCGCCGGTCTCGTCATCACCGCCGCCCAGATCCTCGGCGCCCTCGGACGTGTCGTCACCGGGGCCTGGTCCGATCGGGTGGGCAGCAGGCTGGGACCGATGCGCCTCGTCGCCGCATCGGTCGTCGTGTCGATGGTCGCGCTCTCCGTCACGGCGTGGACGGATTCGGCGATCGCGGTGGGCGTCCTGCTCGTCGCGTCGATCCTGACCTCGGCGCCGAACGGGTTGGCATTCACTGCCGTCGCGGAGATCGCCGGCCCGTTCTGGGGCGGCCGCGCACTCGGGATCCAGAACACCGGGCAGTTCGTGTTCGCCGCGGCCGTCGGACCGGTCTTCGGTGGGCTCATCGCCGCGGTCGGATTCCCCGCGGCCTTCGCCCTGTCCGCCATCGCTCCCGCAGCGGCGGTCCCGGTGATACCGAAGGACTGA